The DNA window AGAACGTCTACCACGCCATGGACATCACCGACGAGATCGCCGAGGCGCTCGACGCCGAGTAGAGCCCGATCGGCCGATTCTGCGTAAAAGACGGGGCCCCGCGAGCATGATGCTTGCGGGGCCTTTCATGCGCGCACGGCTTGCCCGGCGCCTATCCCTCGAACACGATGTCGCCGTTCGATACGGTGTAGAGCACCTTCGACTCCGAGATCATCTTCGGGTCGACGTCGAGGATGTTCTGGTCGAGCGCCACGAGGTCGGCCTTCTTTCCCACCTCGATCGTCCCCACGACGTCCTCCATGAAGTTCTCGTACGCCACGTTCTTCGTGTACATCTCGAGCATCTGGTAGGCGGTGAGGCCCTGCTCCTTCCAGCGGTAGAAGTCCTCGTCCTCCTCGCCGGGGAAGGGGCTGTTACGCGTGATGCCCACCTCGATCTCCAGCAGCGGGTCGTAGGCGGTCACGGCGCCGTCGCTGCCGCCGCTCAGGATGCAGCCCGCCTCCAGCATGTCCTTGGCCGGATACATGGCGAACGCGCGCTCCTGTCCGATGAACGCCGTCTCCAGCTGGCACAGCGGGTCGTTGTACATCCAGAGGAACTGCAGGTCGCTGACCACCTTGAGGTCGGCGCAGCGCTTGATGTCCTCGGGCGCGATGGCGCACACGTGCACCATGGTGTGGCGCGCGTCGCGCTTGCCGTTGGCCGCCTCGGCGCGCTCGTAGGAATCGAGCGACGTGCGCACGGCCCCGTCGCCGATGGCGTGGATGTGCAGATCTACCTCATGGGCATCGGCATCGCGGGGCTGCGCGACGGCCGAGGTGGTGGCGGGGTGCTCGGCCGGCGGAGGGCCATGGTGCTCGTCGCGCTGTTCTCCGCGTGCTCGGTCGGTTATCTTGCCTGGTCGATCGCGTCGTTTGCCGCAGGATGGGCGAGCCCGCGCAACGCGTTCGTGGAGCTGTCGGGGGCGGTGAACCTCGTGTTCGCCTGCCTGTACCTGGCCGGCTACGTCCGCCTGCGCCGCGAGGCGTCCGCGCCCACGGCGGTGCCGGTGGTGGCGAAGCGCTACGATCTGACGAAGCGCGAGGAGGAGATCCTCGAGATGCTCTCGCGCGACATGAGCAACCAGCAGATCGCCTCGCAGGCGTTCATCTCGGTGGGCACGGTGAAGACGCACGCCCACAACATCTACGCGAAGCTCGGCATCGCCGGACGCTCGGAGCTGCCGGCGCTGCTTGAGCGCGAGGTGGCCCGCGCGCTCGAGGGCGGCGAAGGCGGCAGCCTGCAGCCGGCCGCGCGCAGGTGACGGCGCGCGAAGACTGTCGGGCTATGGAAAAGCCGACTTTCCCGTCCCTGTCGCATGGTTTTGTGGTAGGATGATTGCGAACATACGTTTGTGAGATTTGCGGCGACGTTCGCGGCCCTTCGCCGCTTGCGCGCGGCGGGAAGGCGACGATGGCGCGCACCGAACGAACCATACTCGGCATCGATCCCGGGCTGGCGAACACCGGCTGGGGCGTCGTGGCGCAGAACGGGCCGCGTCTGGCATGCCGCGCCTACGGATGCGTCTCCACGTCGAAGGACGCTCCGCTCGAGCAGCGCCTGCGCAAGATCCACGAGCAGATGGCGGCCGTCATCGCGCGGTTCGAGCCCTCGTGCGTGGGCATCGAGACGGTGTGGTTCGGCGTGAACGTGCAGAGCGCCTTCGCCACGGGCCAGGCGCGCGGCGCCGCGCTCGTGGCGTGCGCCGAGTGCGGGCTGGAGGTGCTCGAGTTCTCGCCGAGCCAGATCAAGCTCGCCGTGGTGGGGGAGGGCTCGGCCGAGAAGGAGCAGGTGCAGTACATGGTGCGCCAGCTGCTCGCGCTCGACGACGTGCCGCGCCCCGACCATGCGGCCGATGCGCTGGCCGCGGCCATCTGCTACACGACGCACGAGGGCTTCGCGCGGCGCACGGGCGCGGCGTGCTCGGTCTTGGACGCCCCCGAATCGGGAAAGGATCGGCGATGATCGCGTTTCTGAAAGGCACCCTGGCGGGAAAGACCACCTCCGCCGCCTACGTCGAGGTGGCGGGCGTCGGCTACGCCGTGGGCATGTCGCAGGCGGCGCTCTCGAAGCTGCCCGAGAAGGGCGGCGCGGTGGAGGTGCACACCCACCTGCAGGTGAGCGACAGCGGCATCGCGCTGTACGGGTTCCTCACCCTGGAGGAGAAGGCCCTGTTCGAGCGCCTGATAAGCGTGGGCGGGGTGGGGCCGAAGGTGGCGCTCGCGGCGCTTTCGGCGTTCTCGCCCGCCGCGCTCGTGGCAGCCGTGCAGGCGCAGGACGTGGCCGCCGTGCAGCGGATACCCGGCGTGGGCAAGAAGACGGCCTCGCGCATCATCCTCGAGCTCAAGGGCTCGTTCGACCAGGGGCTCGCATCGCTCTTCGACGAGGGAGCGCCCGCCGCGGTCGTCACGGCGGAGCGGCTGGCGGGCGCGCGCGAGGCGCTCCTGTCCATGGGATTCACCTCTGCTGAGGCCGACGTCGCACTCAAGGGCGCGCCCGAGGACGGCGACGAGGGAGTGCTGGTACAATACGCCCTGAAACGACTGGGATCGAACGCGTAGGCGCTCCGCGCCGACGAAACGGATAGGCGGCCATGGCTGACAACGGCATCGAAATAGAGGGGCTCGTGTTCGAGGCGGACGCCGCTTCCGGCGAGGCGCGCCCGGCTTCGAGCGGCGAGGCGCGAGCGCGTACCGTGGCGGCCGAGCTCACCGAGGACGATCTCGCGCTCGACCGCAGCCTGCGTCCCAAGCGCCTCGGCGACTACCTGGGGCAATCGAAGATCAAGGAGTCGCTCGCCATCCTCATCGAGGCGGCTCAGGCGCGCGGCGACGTGGTGGACCACATCCTGTTCTCGGGCCCCCCGGGCCTCGGCAAGACCACGCTCGCCACCGTGGTGGCCAACGAGCTGGGCGCCAACATCAAGACCACGAGCGGCCCGGCCATCGAGCGCACGGGCGACCTCGCGGCCATCCTCACGAACCTCGAGGAAGGCGACGTCCTGTTCATCGACGAGATCCACCGCCTGAACCGCATGGTGGAGGAGGTGCTCTATCCCGCGCTCGAGGACTTCGCCCTCGACATCGTGGTGGGGAAGGGCCCGGCCGCCCGCTCCATCCGCCTCGACCTTCCGCACTTCACGCTCATCGGCGCCACGACGCGCACGGGGCTTTTAACGGGGCCCCTGCGCGACCGCTTCGGCATCGTGTTCCGCCTGCAGTACTACACGCCCGAGGAGCTGGCCTCCATCGT is part of the Arabiibacter massiliensis genome and encodes:
- a CDS encoding amidohydrolase family protein; the protein is MRTSLDSYERAEAANGKRDARHTMVHVCAIAPEDIKRCADLKVVSDLQFLWMYNDPLCQLETAFIGQERAFAMYPAKDMLEAGCILSGGSDGAVTAYDPLLEIEVGITRNSPFPGEEDEDFYRWKEQGLTAYQMLEMYTKNVAYENFMEDVVGTIEVGKKADLVALDQNILDVDPKMISESKVLYTVSNGDIVFEG
- a CDS encoding LuxR C-terminal-related transcriptional regulator gives rise to the protein MQIYLMGIGIAGLRDGRGGGGVLGRRRAMVLVALFSACSVGYLAWSIASFAAGWASPRNAFVELSGAVNLVFACLYLAGYVRLRREASAPTAVPVVAKRYDLTKREEEILEMLSRDMSNQQIASQAFISVGTVKTHAHNIYAKLGIAGRSELPALLEREVARALEGGEGGSLQPAARR
- the ruvC gene encoding crossover junction endodeoxyribonuclease RuvC, coding for MARTERTILGIDPGLANTGWGVVAQNGPRLACRAYGCVSTSKDAPLEQRLRKIHEQMAAVIARFEPSCVGIETVWFGVNVQSAFATGQARGAALVACAECGLEVLEFSPSQIKLAVVGEGSAEKEQVQYMVRQLLALDDVPRPDHAADALAAAICYTTHEGFARRTGAACSVLDAPESGKDRR
- the ruvA gene encoding Holliday junction branch migration protein RuvA, with translation MIAFLKGTLAGKTTSAAYVEVAGVGYAVGMSQAALSKLPEKGGAVEVHTHLQVSDSGIALYGFLTLEEKALFERLISVGGVGPKVALAALSAFSPAALVAAVQAQDVAAVQRIPGVGKKTASRIILELKGSFDQGLASLFDEGAPAAVVTAERLAGAREALLSMGFTSAEADVALKGAPEDGDEGVLVQYALKRLGSNA
- the ruvB gene encoding Holliday junction branch migration DNA helicase RuvB; its protein translation is MADNGIEIEGLVFEADAASGEARPASSGEARARTVAAELTEDDLALDRSLRPKRLGDYLGQSKIKESLAILIEAAQARGDVVDHILFSGPPGLGKTTLATVVANELGANIKTTSGPAIERTGDLAAILTNLEEGDVLFIDEIHRLNRMVEEVLYPALEDFALDIVVGKGPAARSIRLDLPHFTLIGATTRTGLLTGPLRDRFGIVFRLQYYTPEELASIVRRSASILGVSIAEDGALEIARRSRGTPRLANRLLKRVRDWAQVRGDGDIDEDVAAQALSFFEVDSLGLDNMDNRILELLAMQFGGRPVGLTTLASALSEDPDTLEDVYEPYLMQQGLMVRTPKGRVATERAYDHLGIPAPPKEG